The following coding sequences are from one Burkholderia stabilis window:
- the iaaH gene encoding indoleacetamide hydrolase has product MTTQPNRVSSQSLASGASVREIADTVRTAGRRAADIADDALARLAAIAPLNAMVHVDADLARRTAASVDARIAQGDVLPLAGVPFVIKDNLDTVAMPTLGASPAVNGYRAAEDALAVRRLLDAGAVPLGKANMHELAFGITSGNRHFGAVGNPHDPRRIAGGSSGGTAAAVAAGIPFGLGTDTGGSVRIPAAFCGVYGLRPSAQRYSPHGVLSLSPTRDTVGPIGHDIDDLLLLDTVLTRDDSPAAAPEWPRLRIGVPGAPYFDALDPGVAACIERALASFAAAGATLVPLPAMPLHEANEACSFPIVAFEANRYWRNFAAERLGIPFDVFVERIASDDVRDIFRSFVAAPVEAGAYAEGIACRQRLVRWYDDAFGMPVDCIAMPTVPGEPPALDEVASMTAAQGGALFERVVRQTSPATLAGVPSVSIPAGRSAQTGLPVGLMLEGPWGSDRRLLAIARRIDARLRADATAA; this is encoded by the coding sequence ATGACAACACAGCCGAACCGCGTTTCCTCCCAGTCACTTGCCTCCGGCGCCAGCGTGCGCGAGATTGCCGATACCGTGCGCACGGCCGGGCGGCGTGCCGCCGATATCGCCGACGACGCGCTCGCGCGTCTCGCGGCGATCGCGCCGCTCAATGCGATGGTGCACGTCGATGCCGATCTCGCGCGCCGCACGGCCGCAAGCGTCGATGCGCGCATCGCGCAGGGCGACGTGCTGCCGCTCGCCGGCGTGCCGTTCGTCATCAAGGACAACCTCGATACCGTCGCGATGCCGACGCTCGGCGCGAGCCCGGCGGTGAACGGCTATCGGGCGGCGGAAGACGCGCTTGCCGTGCGACGCCTGCTCGACGCCGGCGCGGTGCCGCTGGGCAAGGCGAACATGCACGAGCTCGCGTTCGGCATCACGAGCGGCAACCGGCATTTCGGCGCGGTCGGCAATCCGCATGACCCGCGGCGCATCGCCGGCGGGTCGAGCGGCGGTACGGCGGCGGCCGTCGCGGCCGGCATCCCGTTCGGTCTCGGCACCGACACGGGCGGCTCGGTGCGCATTCCGGCCGCATTCTGCGGTGTGTACGGGCTGCGGCCGTCCGCGCAGCGCTATTCGCCGCACGGCGTGCTGTCGCTGTCGCCCACGCGCGATACGGTCGGGCCGATCGGCCATGACATCGACGACCTGCTGCTGCTCGACACCGTGTTGACGCGCGACGACAGCCCGGCCGCCGCTCCCGAGTGGCCGAGGTTGCGCATCGGCGTGCCCGGCGCGCCTTACTTCGACGCGCTCGATCCGGGCGTCGCGGCATGCATCGAGCGTGCGCTCGCGTCGTTCGCGGCGGCCGGCGCGACGCTCGTGCCGCTGCCGGCGATGCCGCTGCACGAAGCAAACGAGGCATGCAGCTTTCCGATCGTCGCGTTCGAGGCGAACCGGTATTGGCGCAACTTCGCGGCGGAACGGCTCGGCATCCCGTTCGACGTGTTCGTCGAGCGGATCGCGAGCGACGACGTGCGCGACATTTTCCGGTCGTTCGTGGCTGCGCCGGTCGAGGCCGGCGCCTATGCGGAAGGGATCGCGTGCCGGCAGCGTCTCGTGCGCTGGTACGACGACGCGTTCGGCATGCCGGTCGACTGCATCGCGATGCCGACGGTGCCGGGCGAGCCGCCGGCGCTCGACGAGGTGGCGTCGATGACGGCCGCGCAGGGCGGCGCGCTGTTCGAGCGCGTCGTGCGCCAGACGTCGCCGGCGACGCTCGCCGGCGTGCCGTCCGTGTCGATCCCGGCCGGACGCTCCGCGCAGACGGGGCTGCCGGTCGGCCTGATGCTGGAAGGGCCGTGGGGCAGCGACCGCCGCCTGCTGGCGATCGCGCGCCGGATCGACGCGCGGCTGCGGGCGGACGCGACGGCCGCCTGA
- a CDS encoding amino acid permease: MDALQAAAETAAPSGTTLKRRLQGRHIAMIAIGGSIGTGLFVASGASVAQAGPGGAIAAYIAIGMMVYFVVTGLGEMAALMPVSGSFAVYGEKYVDEGFGVALGWTYWYSWAVTIAIELVAAQIVMRYWFPSVPGVWWGAGFLVLIFLLNTLSVRGFGESEYWFSLIKVVTVIAFIAAGLLIAAGVLGSGHPVGLRNFTTGDAPFVGGVHAMMSVALIAGFSFLGTELVGITAGESENPRKTIPRAVKQIFWRIMLFYVLAIFVIGLLVPYTDPNLLKSDVTDIGVSPFTLVFSHAGFTVAAGAMNLVILTAVLSAGNSGTYAATRMLYNLASEGRAPAMFATLSPGGVPRNALYATMAVGGLCFLTSLTNNQSIYLWLLNTVGITGFIAWLGIAVCHYRFRKGFVKQGYRLEQLPYRAKWFPFGPLFAIAICIVISLGQDYQAFFAARIDWMEVLSIYVWIPLFVAIWWAYRRARKSRLVRYEDMDIGPWLTRSVDTMADTRERSRGA, from the coding sequence ATGGATGCTTTGCAAGCGGCAGCGGAGACGGCCGCACCGTCCGGGACGACGCTCAAGCGCCGGCTGCAGGGCCGGCACATCGCGATGATCGCGATCGGCGGCTCGATCGGCACGGGGCTGTTCGTCGCGTCGGGCGCGTCGGTCGCGCAGGCGGGGCCGGGCGGCGCGATCGCCGCGTATATCGCGATCGGGATGATGGTGTACTTCGTCGTCACGGGGCTCGGCGAGATGGCGGCGCTGATGCCCGTGTCGGGCTCGTTCGCGGTGTACGGCGAGAAGTACGTCGACGAAGGCTTCGGCGTCGCGCTCGGCTGGACCTACTGGTACAGCTGGGCCGTGACGATCGCGATCGAGCTGGTCGCCGCGCAGATCGTGATGCGCTACTGGTTTCCCTCGGTGCCGGGCGTGTGGTGGGGGGCGGGCTTCCTCGTGCTGATCTTCCTGCTCAATACGCTGTCGGTACGCGGTTTCGGCGAGTCGGAATACTGGTTCTCGCTGATCAAGGTCGTCACCGTCATCGCGTTCATCGCGGCCGGGCTGCTGATCGCGGCCGGCGTGCTGGGCAGCGGGCATCCGGTGGGCTTGCGCAACTTCACGACGGGCGACGCGCCGTTCGTCGGCGGCGTGCACGCGATGATGAGCGTCGCGCTGATCGCGGGATTCTCGTTTCTCGGCACCGAGCTGGTCGGGATCACGGCCGGCGAATCGGAGAATCCGCGCAAGACGATCCCGCGCGCGGTGAAGCAGATCTTCTGGCGGATCATGCTGTTCTACGTGCTCGCGATCTTCGTGATCGGCCTGCTCGTGCCGTACACCGATCCGAACCTGCTGAAGAGCGACGTGACCGACATCGGCGTGAGCCCGTTCACGCTCGTATTCAGCCACGCGGGCTTCACGGTCGCGGCCGGCGCGATGAATCTCGTGATCCTGACGGCGGTGCTGTCGGCCGGCAACTCCGGCACCTATGCGGCGACGCGGATGCTGTACAACCTCGCATCGGAAGGGCGCGCGCCGGCGATGTTCGCGACGTTGTCGCCGGGCGGCGTGCCGCGCAACGCGCTGTACGCGACGATGGCCGTCGGCGGGCTGTGCTTCCTCACGTCGCTGACCAACAACCAGAGCATCTATCTGTGGCTGCTGAACACGGTCGGCATCACGGGCTTCATCGCGTGGCTCGGTATCGCGGTCTGCCATTACCGGTTCCGCAAGGGGTTCGTGAAGCAGGGCTACCGGCTCGAGCAACTGCCGTATCGCGCGAAATGGTTTCCGTTCGGGCCGCTGTTCGCGATCGCGATCTGCATCGTGATTTCGCTCGGGCAGGATTACCAGGCCTTCTTCGCGGCCCGCATCGACTGGATGGAAGTGCTGTCGATCTATGTGTGGATTCCGCTGTTCGTCGCGATCTGGTGGGCGTATCGCCGCGCGCGCAAGAGCCGGCTCGTGCGCTACGAGGATATGGACATCGGCCCGTGGCTGACGCGTTCGGTCGACACGATGGCGGATACGCGCGAGCGGTCGCGCGGCGCGTGA
- a CDS encoding Lrp/AsnC family transcriptional regulator — protein sequence MTDKKMQLDKIDLRILDILRTDGRISYRKLSELVNLTPRPCQARVERLEALGVIAGYRAVINAPRATKPIVVIAQIVLADHGRSQAPFEEEMRANPAVLDCWLVSGTFDFLVRLACEDLDEYRRIANVWLESPRFRIEKIVTTAELQAIKRSVV from the coding sequence CGACATCCTGCGTACCGACGGACGGATTTCATACCGGAAGCTGTCTGAGCTCGTGAACCTCACGCCGCGGCCCTGCCAGGCGCGCGTGGAGCGGCTCGAGGCGCTCGGCGTGATCGCGGGCTACCGCGCGGTGATCAACGCGCCGCGCGCGACCAAGCCGATCGTCGTGATCGCGCAGATCGTGCTGGCCGATCACGGGCGTTCGCAGGCGCCGTTCGAAGAGGAGATGCGCGCGAATCCGGCGGTGCTCGATTGCTGGCTCGTCAGCGGCACGTTCGATTTTCTCGTGCGGCTCGCGTGCGAGGATCTCGACGAGTACCGGCGGATCGCGAATGTGTGGCTCGAAAGCCCGCGGTTCAGGATCGAGAAGATCGTGACGACCGCCGAACTGCAGGCGATCAAGCGCAGCGTCGTCTGA